The Longimicrobium sp. genomic interval CGCGGCAGAGCTCCGCCGCCGCGGGAGAGAGGTCGATGCCGAAGGGGCGATACCCCGCCTCGGCGGCGGCGGCCAGGAACTCGCCGTTGCCGCATCCCACGTCCAGCACCGCGCCCCCGGCGGGCACGCGGGGGACGAAGTCCTGCGCGATGCGCTCGCGCACCGAGCGCTGGAACACCGGATCGTCGCGGAACCCCGAGTAGTCGTGGTGATACAGGTCGCCCAGCGCCTCGGCCTCTTCCCGGCCGCCGTGCCCGAAGTGGTGCCCGCAGGCGCGGCACCCGGCGAAGGTCCACCCGTCCAGCCCGAAGTAGCGCTTCAGCGCCGCGCCCCCGCACACCGGGCAGCGCGCGTCGTTGGCTTCGCTCATCCCGCCCGTCCTCCCATGCCCGCCACCGCCACCTGCACGCCGGAAGCGCGCGCCGGCACGTCCAGCCGGTCGTGCGGCGACAGCGTCCGGTCGATGAAGATCCGCATCCACAGCTCCAGAAGAAGGAGGAGCCAGATCCGGCTCCCGTGCTCCTCGCGCCCGCTCCGGTGCGCGTCCAGCAGCGCGCGCACCGCGTCGGGGCGGAAGAATCCCCGCGACGCCGCCGCGTCGTCCAGCAGCACCCCGGCGGCCGCGCGCCCCAGCGGCCCACGCAGCCACGCGCCCACCGGCACCGCGAAGCCCTGCTTGCGCCGGTAGATCCCCTCGCGGGGAACGTAGCGCGCGGCCAGGCGCTTCAGCAGGTGCTTGGGCTCCCACCCGGCCAGCTTCACCCCCGCGGGGATGCGCGCGGCCAGCTCCATCAGCGCGGGGTCCAGCAGCGGACTGCGCAGCTCCAGCCCGTACGCCATGCTGGCCACGTCGGCCTTGGCCAGCATCAGGTCCGGAAGGACGGTGGCGATCTCGGCCGCCAGCACCCGGTCGGCGTCCGTCGGCCCGTCCGCCCGCGCGAAGGCGTCCAGCCAGTGCGCGTCCGCATCGCCCGCGGGGAGACGGCGGGCGAAATCCGGCTCCAGCAAGCCGTCCAGCCGGCCCCGGAAGCCGCGCTCGGCCAGCGGATCGAACACCCACTCCAGCCGCGCCCCCCGCGCCGGCTCCGCCAGCCGCCGCAGCCGCCGGGCGGCCCGCGCGGCCGCGCCCCCGGCGCGCTCCGCCGCGCGCAGCGCGCCCGGGAGCGCGCCCCGGCGGAGCGCCGACGGCACCACGCGCATGTAGGTGGACGCGGCGCGCGCCAGCAGCGGCCCCGGGTACCCCGCGAAGAGCTCGTCCCCGCCATCCCCCGTGAGCGCCACGGTCACGTGCTCGCGCGCCGCCTGCGACAGGTACATGGTCGGCAGCGTGGCCGCGTCTCCGAACGGCTCCCCCGCCGCGTACACCAGCCAGGGGAGGACGGCGGCCGCGTCGGCGCGGACCATGTGCTCGTGGTGGTCGGTGCCCAGGTGGCGGGCCACGCGGCGCGCGTGCTCCAGCTCGCTGAACCCCGCCTCCTCGAACCCCGCGGAGATGGTGGTCACCTTCCCCGGCGAGAGCTCGGCCATCACCCCCGCCACCAGGCTGGAGTCCACCCCGCCGCTCAGGAAGGCGCCGATCGGCACGTCGGCCACCAGCCGGCGCCCCACCGCCGCGCGCACCTCGCCGTCGATCGCCCCCAGCCACTCCTCTTCCGAGCGCCGCTCCTGCCGGGCGAAGCTCAGGCTCCAGTAAGAGTGGATCGACAAAGTGCCGCCGCGGAACTCGGCGCGGTGCGCGGGGGGAAGCTTGCGGACGCCCTCCACGAAGCTCCCCTCGCCGGGGACGCACAGGTAGTGGAGGAAGTCGCGCACGGCGCCCGGGCGCACCTCGGGCGCCGCCGGGAGCAGCTCCAGCAGCGCGGGAAGGGTGGAGGCGAAGGCCAGCCCGCCGCCGTCCTCGGCGTAGTACAGCGGCTTCTTCCCCACGCGGTCGCGGGCGAGGTGAAGGACGCCGCGCGCGTCGTCCCACAGCGCCAGGGCGAACATCCCCGACGCGCGGCGCAGCAGCCCTTCGATCCCCCACTCCTCGTAGCCGTGGACCACCACCTCGGTGTCGCTGTGCGAGCGGAAGCGGTGGCGCCCCTCCAGCTGCCGGCGCAGCTCCTGGAAGTTGTAGATCTCGCCGTTGAAGACCACGCGCACCGTGCCGTCCTCGTTCGCCATGGGCTGGCGCGCGTCGTCCGACAGGTCGATGACCGAAAGGCGGCGGTGCCCCAGCATGGCCGCGGGGCCGCACCACTCGCCCAGCTGGTCCGGCCCGCGGTGCTCGAGAGCCTCCGTCGACGCGCGCAGCCGCGCCGGCTCGGGGCGCCCCACGCGCCCGCAGATCCCGCACATGGTCCTACTCCGCTGGAAGGTGGCCGTGGGCCACGGCCTGGAAGAACCGCCCGTACCCGGCGGCGATGGCCGGCGCCGCGAAGTCGTTCGCCCGCGCCCGCCCCGCCTCGCGCAGCCGCCCCGCGAGCGCGCCGTCGCCCAGCACCCGCGCCAGCGCGCCGGCCAGCGCCCCCGCGTCCGACGGGGGGATGAGGAGCCCGCTCTTGCCGTCGCGGATGATCTCGGCGGGGCCGTGCGGGCAGTCGGTGGCCACCACCGGGGTGCCCACCGCCATCGCCTCCACGATCACGTTGCCGAACCCCTCCCAGAGCGACGACAGGGCGAAGACGTCCGCCGCGCGCATCAGCTGGTACGGGTTCGCGCGGAAGCCCGGCATCCACACCGCGTCGGCGATGCCGAGCGCCGCGGCCTGCGCGGTGAGCTCGCCGCGCAGCTCGCCCTCGCCCACCAGCCAGAGCCGGGCGGCGGGGACGGTGCGCCGCAGGAGCGCGAACGCATCGAGCAGGGTGGAAAAGCCCTTCTGCTCGGTCAGCCGCCCGCAGGCCAGCACCACGGGCCCCTCGCCCGGCGGGGGCTCGAAGGGCTCGGCGGCCAGGCGCATCACCTCGTCGTCCACGCCGGCATTGTAGATCACGCGGATGCGGGGCGCCACCCGCGGCACCACCCGCGCCACCTCGTCCTCGACGCCGCGCGAGATGGCCACCACCCCGGCCGCGCGCGGGTAGAGGGCGCGGATGGCGCGCAGCAGCGCCCGGCGCCGCCAGTCTGGGTCGCGCAGGAACTCCATCGCGGGCGACACCTGCACGCCGGCCACCACGGGCGGCGCGCCGCGCAGCCCGGCGGTGGAGGCCAGCGCCACGCAGTTCGCGTGGTCCATGAACGAGCACACCAGGTCGGGGCGCAGCCGGCGGACCAGGCGGCGCAGCGCCAGCGGCGCGCGCGCCATCCGCCCCCCGGGAAGGGGGTGGAACGCCACGTCGGGGGCAAGCTCGCTTTCGTACGAGCCGCCCCCGCGCGCCACCGCCACCGACACCCGGAACCGCCCGCGGTCCAGGTGGTTGGCCACTCTCACCAGGTGCTTTTCGGCCCCGCCGCCCCCCAGCGAGGCGGTGAAGAAGAGAACGTGCAGCCGCTCCTCCGCTCTAGGCTCCGGCACCGGCCGCGACCGCGGCGGTGCGCATGCGCTCGCCGCCCGCGCGCTCGCCGGGCCGTCCGTTCAGGTGGACGACGAAGGGCCCCGCCGCCAGCACGTCCAGGCGGCCGTCCATGAAGGCGCGCACCGCGTCGCGCGGCGTGCAGACGATGGGCTCTTCGTGCATGTTGAAGCTGGTGTTGATCACCGTGGGGCTTCCCGTCAGCCGCTCGTACTCGGCCAGCATGCGGAACACACCCGGGTTGGAGCGCTCCGTGACCAGCTGCGGCCGCGCCGTGCCGTCCACGTGCACCGCCGCCGGCGCGATGGCCTTCATGCGGTCGGTGCAGTCGAAGGTCACGGTCATGAACTCGGCCGCGTGCCGCGCGCGCTCCACCCCGTGGAACAGGTCGCCGGCGCGGTGCGCCAGCGCCATGGGCGCGAAGGGCATGAACTCGGTGCGATTCAGCCGCCGGTTCAGCCAGTCGTTCACGGTGGGGTCGGTGGCCGAGTACAGGATCGAGCGATTACCCAGCGCGCGCGGGCCGTACTCCATCCGCCCGTCGAAGCGCGCCACCACCTTCCCCTCGGCCACCAGCCGCGCCACCTCGGCGTCGGGGTCGGCGGCGCGCTCGAAGGGGAGGCCGCTCTCGCGCACCGCCGCCTCGATCTCGCGCTCGGTGAACCCCGGCCCCAGGTACACGTGGTCCAGCGCGCGGGGCATCAGCCCGTCGCTGCGGGCGGCCAGCCAGAGCGCGGCGCCGGTGCCCACGCCGCCATCGCTCATGGCGGGGTAGACGAAGATCTTCTCGACGCCGGGGATCTCCATCACCCGCTGGTTCATCTTCACGTTGGCGAAGACGCCCCCGGCGCCCACCACGTGCGTGAGCCCGTGGCGGGCAAGGTACAACGCCACGTAGCGCTGCACCACCTCTTCCAGCACCGTCTGGTACGCCGCGGCCATGTCCTCGCGCGAGTACTGCCCGGCCAGCCGGCGCGCGCCGTACGGGTCCTGCGGCGTCTTCAGCCGGTAGTAATCGTCGCGCGACACGTCGAAGCCCTCGCGCACGCGCGGGCCCAGCACCTCGGGGTCGCCGAAGGCGGCCAGCCCCACGATCTTCCCCTCGTGGCGGTTGGGCTTGAAGCCCAGCGCCTGCGTCACGCGGCGGTAGAAGGTGCCCAGCGAGTGGGGATAGGGGATGCTCTGCAGCAGCCGCATCCGCCCGCCCTCGCACAGGTAGAACGACCCCGCCGCGCCGCTCCCGTAGCCGTCCAGCGACACGCCCAGCGCGCGGTCGAACCCCGAGGAGAAGTAGGCGCTGGCCACGTGCGCGGCCTGGTGGTCCACGTAATGGATGCGCCCCGCCAGCCCCATCTCCACCAGCGGCTGGGTGATCTCGCGCTCCAAGCGGCGCCCCGACGCCCAGTTGGGGTCGCGCACGATGTTGCGCGTGTAGTTGGCCAGGTGCGCGCCGCGCTCGCGCAGCGGCGCCCCCGACGTGGCCGCGAAGGGCAGGTTGCGCGCCCAGTTGCGCGCGTTCAGCATCAGCTCGCGCCGGGGCGCCAGCCAGGGCAGCGCCACCGCGTCCACGTCGCGCGGGCCGATCCCCGCGAGGTCCAGCACCGCCTGGATGGCCTGGCGCGGCATCCCGCCCTGGTTCTTCACGCGCGTGAACCGCTCTTCGGCCGCCGCGGCGACCACCGTCCCGTCCACTACAAGCCCCGCGGCCGACTCGTGCGCCGGGGGCGAAATGCCAAGGATCACCATCGGTCTGCACCTGCAGGGGAAGAGGGGACGGGGCGGCGCGGCGGGAAAGCCGTGCAGCGGCTACAAACGCATGCTTTATGCCTGCCACACTCCACGGTAGCACATCGCCCGGCAAAACATATGTTGCTCCACGCGTGAACGGCAACGGCGGCGGCGCGCATGGATTCCCACGCACCCTCCATCCTTCCCGGAGTACGCGAATCTCCCTGTGGATCGCCCGCATCTCCCTCGTCGCGCGTGCCCGCGTGGCGGTGCGTCGGGACGATCGTCGGATCTCACGCGGAGGCGCGGAGAACTGCCGTGTTTTTCCGCGTCTCCGCGTCCTCCGCGAGAGTCACGTCTCTCCTGGCCGGGAGATGTCGAATCCCCCCAAACCGAACGGCCCCGCCGCCGATCATCCGGCAGCAGGGCTGGAAGGAAAGGAACAGCGTGTATGGAGATCGCGGAAAGCGGCGATCAGGAAAGCGCGATCCATCCCCCGATCGCGCTCCCCCGCAGGCCAGGAGTGCAATCGGGGATTGCGGAAGCGGGCGCTACTTCCCGCGCGTCCCCACCGCGACGAGTCCCTCCCAGGCGAAGGAGGGGCGCTCCGTGGTCCAGCGGAGGAACGGGTTGTAGCCGAGGGTGGACACCACCTTCACCCCGGAGCGCAGCGCCAGGTCCAGCGGCCGCACCCCCACGCCGTCGCGGTAGGCGCGGCTGAAGCGGCGGGGATACTGCCCCTCGACGACGACGGAGGAGAAATAGCGCTCCATCAGCTCGCGCAGCTCGGGGCCCGAGTACTCCTGGCAATGGTAGGGGTCCTGCGGCTCGCCCGTGGGAAGGCGGTGCGGCGTGGTGAGCGCCAGCACGCCGCCGGGCCGCAGCACGCGGCGGACTTCCGCGAGCAGCGCGTCGGGGCGGTCCAGGTGCTCCAGCACCTCCACCATGGTCACGTAGTCCAGCGCCCCGTCGGCGAAGGGAAGCGCGTACGCCGAGGCGCGCGCCACCTCGACGCCCGCGGCCCCGTGCTCGCGCAGCTTCCCGCTCGCCAGCCGCAGCGCCGTCTGCTCCATGTCGATGCCCACGGCGCGGCCGCCGTGCAGGGAGATCTTGTACAGCATCACCCCGTCGCCGCACCCCACGTCCAGCCCGCGGGCGCCGGCCAGGTCCACGCGCGCCGCCACCCGGCCGAGCGCCACGTCGTAGCGGGCGTGCGCGCCGGGGCTGGAGCGGCGCCAGCCGCCCTCGTAGGTCAGGCGCCAGTGGTAGGCGCCCTGCTCGTCGTACTTCAGGAACTGCTCGGAGGCCGCCGGGGCGGAAGGGTGGGTCATCGTCACCGGTTCAGTACCGTTTCAGGCGCAGGATGCCGAACGCCACGCCAAGGACCACCAGCGGCATCAGCGACATCAGGCCGCCGACCACCGCGTCGCTCGACGGCTCGATCGCGTTCCAGATCACCATGATGTACATCAGCATCATCAGCGGCTCGCGCCCGTACGCCAGGAACACGCGCGAGAGCCACCAGTGGAACACCCCGAACGCCGCGAAGGCGAAGAGCACCCCGGGGATGTTGAAGTTCCAGTAGGCCTCGCCCACGGCCGTGGCCGGCACCCCCGCGCGCACCCCGAAGAAGGTGCGCCCCACCTGCCCGCCCACCAGGCCCGGCTTCCCCGGCCAGAACTTGCGCGGCACCGGCGCGGCCAGCGCCGCCAGGTAGCTGGCGCCGTACAGGTGCGGCACCCGGCCGGGCACGTAGGCCAGGATGGGAAGCGCGCCGTCGGCCACCGTGCGGCGGCTCACGATCTCGCCGGTGGCGCGGGTGCCCACGGCGTGCTTCACCGAGAAGTCGGTGAGGGTGCTCCAGTCTACGGACCCCTGCCAGGTGCTGTTGCGCAGGTTCCCCAGCACCGCCAGCAGGATCATTCCCATCACCCCCACCATCGCCATGCGGGTGGGGGCCAGCTTGCGCTCGCGCAGCATCCACACCAGCACGATGATGACCAGGGTGTAGATGATCCCGCCGCGGCTTCCCGAGCCCAGGAACTGCGTGCACAGCGCCGCCACGAAGCACATCCAGAAGAGCGGCGACCACGCCGCGCGGCGGTCGACCGCGAACCAGATCAGGCAGGCGCTGGTGGCCAGGCTGGTGAGCTGGAACCAGTAGAAGTCGCCCGCCAGGCTGACGCCGCGCCCCCGCCCCCAGGAAAGGACGTGCGCCGCCAGGCCGCCCTTGCCCTGCAGGTAGATCATGAACACGAGGGTGGAGAAGAGCACCACCGCCGGCACCTTCAGCCGCAGGTTGGAGGCCGGGCGGAACTCCAGGCTGGGGATGGGGAAGCGGGGCGCGAAGCGGAAGCCCACGTAGTAGGCCAGCAGCCCCAGGGCCATGAGCACCAGCTTCCACGACACCAGCTCGCCCAGCTGGTCGGGGGTGTACTGCATGAGCGCCACGTGGTACTGCAGCCCGAACGCGTACGCGGGAAACTCCTTGGCCAGGTGCACCACGCTGAGCATGGCCGCCAGCACGAGCGGGTGGAACCACCCGTAGTCCGAGCGATACACGATCAGCGGCAGCATGCGCACGCCGATGAACAGGAAGAGCGAGGGGATGACCAGCTCGGCGGCCGGGGCCGCGGTGAGCAGGGCCAGCACCCCGGCGGAAAGCGCGTAGACCAGGAAGAAGCCCAGCACCATCACGCGGTGGCTGGGCTTCATGCGCACGAAGGGCGAGCCGTCGGGCTGCGACGGCATCTCCCAGCGTCCGCGGCGCGACGCCGGGAACGGAACCCGCGGCTGCGAGGCGAGCGTGCTCATGGCGCCTCCGCGGGGGAGAGCGGGTGGGCGCGGCCCGTCCGCAGCAGCCCGAAGGCCGCCGCCAGCACCACGAAGGGAACCGCCATGAACACCACCTGCACCACGGCGTCGCTGGTGGGCTCGGGGGCCAGCCACATCACCAGCACGTAGAAGAGCATGAGGGTGGGGCTGCGGCCGTGCGCGGCCAGCAGCGAGGCCATCCACTTCAGGAACACGCCGAAGAGCGCGAAGACCAGGATGATACCGGGGATGTGGAAGTTCCAGTAGGCCTCGCCCACGGCCGTGGCGGGCACGCCGCTGCGTACCCCGAAGAAGGTGCGCCCGATCCGCCCGCCCACCATTCCCGGCTTGGCGGGCCACATCCCGCGCGGCACCGGAAGGGTGAGCACCGCCAGGTAGCTGGAGCCGTAGATGTGGTCGACCTCGGTGGGAACGCGCGCCAGGATGGGGAGCGTTCCCTCCTCCACCGTGCGCCGCGACACCAGCTCGGGAAGCGCGCTCTCGTGCACCACCTCGCTCAGCGAGAACTCGGTGAGCACGGTGTAGTCGAGGTGGCCCCTCCAGAGCCCCCGGCGGAACTCGCCCAGGAGCCCCACCGTGACCACGGCGGCCATGCACAGCCCGCCGAAGCGGACCCACGAGATCCGGCGCTCGCGCAGCGCCCACAGCAGGAAGCCGGCGATCAGCACCCCCAGCACCGCGCCGCGGCTGCCGGCGGCCAGGAAGTCGATGGCCAGCGACACCGCCGCCGCGGCCAGGAACAGCGGCCGGCGCAGGGCGGCGCGGTCGTTGGCGAACCAGAGCAGGCAGGCCAGCCCGCCGGTGCTCACCAGCACCACCCAGTAGAAGCTTCCCGACAGCGCCTCGGCGCGGCCGCCGCTCCACGACAGCAGGTGCCCCGCGATCCCGCCGCGCTGCGACACGTACAGCCAGAAGGCGCCGGCCGCCACGCCCACGGCCGCCAGCGCCCGCGGCGCCACCGAGGCGCGCGCGGGAAACCTCACCCGGGGCAGCGGAAGCCTGGGGCCGAAGAAGAACCCGGCGTACAGAGACAGCACCCCCAGCCCCGACAGCGCCAGCTTCCATCCCAGCAGACGCCCCAGCTCCTCGCCGGCCACTTGCGGGAGCGCCGCGTGGCGGCTGAGCCCCCAGGCGTACGAGGGGAACTCCTGCAGCAGCGGCCGCGCGCTGAGGAGGGCGCCCAGCACCAGCGGGTGGAACCACCCGGTGGCGCGCAGCGGCAGGTACAGCACCATGAGCCGGCACGCCACCAGGAAGGCCAGCCCGGGGATGATCCACTCGGCCCCCGGCGCGCCGGTGAACAGGGCGATGGAGCCGGCCAGCGCCACGTACGCCGCCCCGGCGGTCAGCAAGGCCAGCCGGTACGCCGGGCGAATGGGCACGAACGGGTTCAGCTCGCGCGCCACCTCGTCCGGCACGCCGCCGCCCGACGGCATCCACCGCCCGGCGGGGGCGCCGCCCAGCAAGGCGCCGGGAACCGTGCGCAGCTCAGCCACCGGCGGCCGCGGGCACGGGATCGGGCTCGAACTCGGGGCGCGGCGCGGGGGCGGGCGCTGCCCCGACGGCCTGCCGCACCAGGGCCCACATCTGCGTGGTGCGCCGCACGTAGTCGGCGCGCCCCGCCGCCAGCCCGGCGGCCACGCGCTCGCGCCCGGGCCCGTCCAGCAGCGCGTCGAGCCGCTCCAGCGTGGCCTCCACGGGCGCGGCGGCGTCGCACAGGCACTCGGGGCAGCCGAAGTCCTCGAACAGCTCGCGGTACTTGTGGCTCCACCCGGTGGCCAGCGAGGGCACACCCTGGGTCATGGCCCCCACCAGCGCGTGGTAGCGCGACGCCACCACCGCGTGCGAGGCGCCCAGGATCCCCTTCAGCGCGCGCGCGTCGGGCTCGGCCACCACCGGCACCCGCCCCCCCGCGGCGTCGCGCACGGCAATCGCCAGCTCGTGGTCGTTCCCCGTGTCGTGCACCAGCAGCAGCGGCCGCATGTCGCGCCGGAGCAGGTGGCGCACCACGCCGGTCAGCAGCGAGGCGTAGGCGCGCGCGGCGTCGGGCCCCGCCTTGTCGGTCATGCGCAGGTTGGGCACCACCGCCACCTGGCGCGGGTGCGGGCGGAACCCGTCGGGAAGGCGACCGGGAACCGCCACGGTGAAGTCGGGCGCCAGCTCCACCCGCGCGCCGGCCACGCCCAGCCCGGCCACGTGCTCGTACGAGCTGCGGTCGCGCGCGAACACCAGCGGCAGGTCGGCCAGCGCGCGCGAGAACGCCGCGCGCGTGGCAGGGTCGCGGAACGGCCCCAGCGCCTGCGGGAGGAGCACCGCGGGGACCCCCGCCCGCCGCCAGCCGCGCGCCAGCCGGGCCAGGTTCCGCGCGCCAGCCGCGCCCCACTGGTCGGTGTAGGCGAAGCCCGACGAGTCCAGCACGGCGCCCACCTCGGCGTCGGTCACGATCCCCAGCGGGGCGCGCAGCCGCCGCGGCACCAGCGCGCCCACGGCGGCCAACCGGCCGCCCCCGCGCCGCGACACCATCTGGTACAGCCCCAGCGGCGCGCGCTCGGCGTAGCTCCCGGCGTTGGCCGCCATGGCCAGGCGCGCGCCGCCCCAGCGCGCCACCTCCTGCACCACGGCGTGCAGCATCAGCTCGGCGCCCTTGTTGCGGAACCCCACGCCGCGCACCCAGACCATCATGGCGTGTCGTACCTCCGCAGCTCGTCCAGCGGCTTCTTCCCCGAGGCCGGCACCAGCGCGTCGGGGTCCGGGTATCCCACCGCCACCAGCATCACCGGCCGCTCATCGGGCTCCAGCGAGAGGAGCGCGGCCATCTGCCGCTCCTGCTCCTCCAGGTCGGGCCAGTTGATGCAGCAGGAGCTGAGCCCCTGCGTTTCCAGCGCGAACACGAAGGCCATGGTGGCCAGCGCCGCGTCGATGTAGATGACGTGGCGGTCGCGCTCGTCGAAGTAGGCGCGCTGCCGCCCCAGCACCACCACCACCGCGGGAAAGTTGTGCTCGAAGCCGCGCGTGCCCATGGGCACCCCGGCCACGCTGCGCACCCGCGCGGGGTCGGTGAACACGCGGAACTCGAAGGGCTGGCGGTTGCAGGCGCTGGGCGAGAGCGCGGCCACCGCCACCGCGCGGTCGATGAGGTCGCGGGGAACGGGGCGCTGCAGGAACCAGCGCACCGAGCGGCGCCGGTGGGCCAGCTCCAGCAGGTCGTCGTACGCCACCGGGGGCGGCCCCGACAGGTCGCGCCGGTAGGGCGCCAGCGGCCGCCCGCACTCCACCCCGGGCACCGCCGTCCGGCCGAACCCCGAGCGCGCGCGGTCCACCCGCGGGTCGGCGCCGGGCGCGGCCACCGCCTGGAAGTACGACGACAGCACCTCGCCCGCCCACCCCACCTCGGGGCCGGGGGCCTCGCCGCCCTGCACCCGCGCCGAGAACGCCTCCACCGTTTCCTCGATGTAGTCGGCCGCGAAGACGTCGCGGCGGGGGCGCATGATCAGCCCCTTCTCCAGCCGGTGCACGTTGCGGCGCAGGAGATACTTCCCCCCCCGCGGCGACACGGCGTCCTCCTCGTAGCGCAGGCGGCCGTACAGCACCGCCCGGTGCTCGCGCCCGAAGGCGCCCGAGGCGAAGCAGTAGTACAGCGACGCGCTCCAGCGCCAGCGCGAGGCCAGGCGCAGCACGGCCATGCGCACGCCGCGGCGCGCGCGGCGCAGCGCCGGACGGAGCGCGGCCGGCACCAGGCGGCGCAGCCCCGCCCTCACGCGGCCCTCGCGCGCAGGCGGAAAGGCGCGAACAGCGCCCGGGTCATCATCAGCCCGGCCCTCCAGGTGCGGCGGTCGGTGAAGCACGCCAGGTAGGTGGCGGCGGTGTACGAGGCCAGCGTGGCCACGGCCGCGCCGGCCGCCCCGTAGCGGGGGATCAGCACCAGGTTCAGCGCCACGTTCACCACGGCGCCCACCAGGTTGCGGGTCAGCGAAAAGGTCAGCAGGTCCTCCACCACCAGCCAGCGGGAGAGGATGGCCCCCATGAAGATCCCGGGGCAGGTCCAGATGTGGATCTGCAGGATGCGGCCGGCGCCGTGGTACTGGGGGCCGTACATCAGGTCCATCATGGGCCCGGCGGTCAGCGACACACCCGCGGCCAGCACGATCCCCGCCCACGCCATCACCACGTACATCTGCTGCAGCCGCCGCTGGTACGCCTCCTCGCCCATCCGCTTGCTCTCCACCATCATGGGCAGGAGCGAGGTGCCGATGGTGGTGGGAATGAAGTACCAGAGCTCCGAGAGCCGCGCCGCCACCGCGTAGGTGCCCACCTCGCGGGCGCCCACCATCTCGCCCAGCATCACCTGGTCGATCTTCAGGTAGATGAGGCTGCCGGCCGACGACAGGATGAGCGGCCACGACTGCCCCACCAGCGCCCGCGCGCGGTGCACCACCACCCGCCAGCGGCGCAGCGAGTACCCCTGCCTGCGGTACACGTACAGCAGCCCCGCCGCCTGCACCGCCTGCTGCAGCGTGGCGGCGGCGGCGAACGCCACCAGCGGCGCGCGCGACAGGATCATGGCCACGCGCAGCGCCGCCCCGATCGCCACCGCGGCGGTGCGCGCCTGCACCGCGTAGCGCGACTCCACCCGCGACTGGAACCAGAAGTCCACCGAGTTGAAGGCGTCGAACACCATCCCCGCCGCCACCACCGCCACCAGCCACCCCGTGTCGCCGGCGCCCGGGCGCAGCAGCGACACCGCGCCGATCAGCACGGCGGCCGCGGTGCCGGCGGCCAGCCGCAGCGCCACGGTGGTGCCCAGCAGCTCGTCGCGGTTCTCGGGCTCTTCCACCAGCCGCCGGGTGACCAGTCCGTCGAGCCCCAGGTAGGGGATGAAGGCGAAGAGCCCCACCAGCGCGATGGCGTAGTTCAGCCCCCCGAACGCCTCGGGGCCCAGGTAGCGGGCCATCCACACCGAGACGCCCACGTTCAGCAGCAGCGTGGCCACGCGCTCGGCCATCAGCCAGCCGGCGTTGCGCGCCACCCCCTGCAGGCTCCGGCTCTGCATCGTGCGCAGGAGCCGCTCGCGCACCTTCGCCATCGCCATCTGCCCCTACCCCGCCAGCCTGGCGTACACCGCCTCGAGGTCGCGGGTCACCACGTCGACGTCGAAGCGGCGCACGTATTCCTCGCCGGCGGCGGCCATGCGGGCGCGCAGCGCGGGGTCGCCCGCCAGGCGCAGCAGGTAGCCGGCGAACTCGTCGGCG includes:
- a CDS encoding O-antigen polymerase, with translation MAELRTVPGALLGGAPAGRWMPSGGGVPDEVARELNPFVPIRPAYRLALLTAGAAYVALAGSIALFTGAPGAEWIIPGLAFLVACRLMVLYLPLRATGWFHPLVLGALLSARPLLQEFPSYAWGLSRHAALPQVAGEELGRLLGWKLALSGLGVLSLYAGFFFGPRLPLPRVRFPARASVAPRALAAVGVAAGAFWLYVSQRGGIAGHLLSWSGGRAEALSGSFYWVVLVSTGGLACLLWFANDRAALRRPLFLAAAAVSLAIDFLAAGSRGAVLGVLIAGFLLWALRERRISWVRFGGLCMAAVVTVGLLGEFRRGLWRGHLDYTVLTEFSLSEVVHESALPELVSRRTVEEGTLPILARVPTEVDHIYGSSYLAVLTLPVPRGMWPAKPGMVGGRIGRTFFGVRSGVPATAVGEAYWNFHIPGIILVFALFGVFLKWMASLLAAHGRSPTLMLFYVLVMWLAPEPTSDAVVQVVFMAVPFVVLAAAFGLLRTGRAHPLSPAEAP
- a CDS encoding polysaccharide pyruvyl transferase family protein, with protein sequence MMVWVRGVGFRNKGAELMLHAVVQEVARWGGARLAMAANAGSYAERAPLGLYQMVSRRGGGRLAAVGALVPRRLRAPLGIVTDAEVGAVLDSSGFAYTDQWGAAGARNLARLARGWRRAGVPAVLLPQALGPFRDPATRAAFSRALADLPLVFARDRSSYEHVAGLGVAGARVELAPDFTVAVPGRLPDGFRPHPRQVAVVPNLRMTDKAGPDAARAYASLLTGVVRHLLRRDMRPLLLVHDTGNDHELAIAVRDAAGGRVPVVAEPDARALKGILGASHAVVASRYHALVGAMTQGVPSLATGWSHKYRELFEDFGCPECLCDAAAPVEATLERLDALLDGPGRERVAAGLAAGRADYVRRTTQMWALVRQAVGAAPAPAPRPEFEPDPVPAAAGG
- a CDS encoding nitroreductase family protein, yielding MRAGLRRLVPAALRPALRRARRGVRMAVLRLASRWRWSASLYYCFASGAFGREHRAVLYGRLRYEEDAVSPRGGKYLLRRNVHRLEKGLIMRPRRDVFAADYIEETVEAFSARVQGGEAPGPEVGWAGEVLSSYFQAVAAPGADPRVDRARSGFGRTAVPGVECGRPLAPYRRDLSGPPPVAYDDLLELAHRRRSVRWFLQRPVPRDLIDRAVAVAALSPSACNRQPFEFRVFTDPARVRSVAGVPMGTRGFEHNFPAVVVVLGRQRAYFDERDRHVIYIDAALATMAFVFALETQGLSSCCINWPDLEEQERQMAALLSLEPDERPVMLVAVGYPDPDALVPASGKKPLDELRRYDTP
- a CDS encoding flippase, which encodes MAMAKVRERLLRTMQSRSLQGVARNAGWLMAERVATLLLNVGVSVWMARYLGPEAFGGLNYAIALVGLFAFIPYLGLDGLVTRRLVEEPENRDELLGTTVALRLAAGTAAAVLIGAVSLLRPGAGDTGWLVAVVAAGMVFDAFNSVDFWFQSRVESRYAVQARTAAVAIGAALRVAMILSRAPLVAFAAAATLQQAVQAAGLLYVYRRQGYSLRRWRVVVHRARALVGQSWPLILSSAGSLIYLKIDQVMLGEMVGAREVGTYAVAARLSELWYFIPTTIGTSLLPMMVESKRMGEEAYQRRLQQMYVVMAWAGIVLAAGVSLTAGPMMDLMYGPQYHGAGRILQIHIWTCPGIFMGAILSRWLVVEDLLTFSLTRNLVGAVVNVALNLVLIPRYGAAGAAVATLASYTAATYLACFTDRRTWRAGLMMTRALFAPFRLRARAA